ACTCTTGCTTGTGGATCTCCTTGTCTTGCTGCCTCTGGAGATTTTTGACATGGATTTCATTGAAGTTACacagagagagaatgagaggtAACGGGGAGAGAGAGGGGTAAACGGAGAGGAgagatttttgggatttttttaaataaaaaatattgcaatGTCATTAAAAGTATGCCTACTCATTTTTCCGTTAGACATAAGCACAAAACTAACAATAGTTAATGGAGAGACCAATTGTgtttagttttgaaattttaggaaCTAATAGTGCTCAGTTGAAACTTTAGGGACTAAATGCGCTCAATAGGTAAACTTCAAAGACTAATAATGTAGTTTTGCCTAGTTTAAACATGGCCAGGGTTGGAAGCCTTGTGGACATTTTGCTCTTCTACACAATTGAGAGACTCCTCTTCAATAGAATGGTATGTTCAATGGGCAAACATCCTCAAATGGTCAAAAAAAGCCTTGGCTGTATGGCTTATGCTAGAGGAAATTGGTTACCATGACTTAATCCGAATGATCCATTCCTTTGACAACAACACAATCGAAGCCCTTTTCGACGAAGGATTGCAATGCCTAGAATGCATACAACCTAATGCAATTGAACCAAGTGAATCAGAGGACATCCAAGTTTTTGTAGGTCTACTTGACGAGCCCATGAACCGAAGGTTCTTTTATTATAACCGAGAGTTCATGCACAAGAGCTATATGCATGTTATGGAGACTgtttgtgacaaaatatttggTGAGACTTCAGCTATTGAGGTAGATGAGTCGGGTATGCGACCAGTGGTTAGACCTCTGGGTGAGGGAACTAGCTCACATGGTGCAGCCCTTGGAATTTTTTGGACTCACAATGAGCCTGGTGAGGTATTAGCGCATGCTAGCGATGAAGTGCCAATGCAATCAAATTTAAATCCTGATGCAAGTGAGTTTTATCCTGGACAGACCCCAGAGGAAACTAGGACTATGTTCCTGACATTCTCAAGTGGTTATCTTCTTAGCCGAGAAGAGATTGTCAACTTCTTTACCTCGTATATATGCTCATT
The sequence above is drawn from the Quercus lobata isolate SW786 chromosome 12, ValleyOak3.0 Primary Assembly, whole genome shotgun sequence genome and encodes:
- the LOC115970236 gene encoding uncharacterized protein LOC115970236; translated protein: MIHSFDNNTIEALFDEGLQCLECIQPNAIEPSESEDIQVFVGLLDEPMNRRFFYYNREFMHKSYMHVMETVCDKIFGETSAIEVDESGMRPVVRPLGEGTSSHGAALGIFWTHNEPGEVLAHASDEVPMQSNLNPDASEFYPGQTPEETRTMFLTFSSGYLLSREEIVNFFTSNWGPVVKEVVIERIRPGQDPVYNEERFKPYI